The following proteins come from a genomic window of Gadus morhua chromosome 11, gadMor3.0, whole genome shotgun sequence:
- the zgc:174945 gene encoding uncharacterized protein zgc:174945 encodes MERVMCLTTFWFNGRRMVWLVVLYHCVVSYKGKGIVDVHYERKPFKELMGTPITLTCKTMYVYKWCRHMEVGWHQNGSVGLTDPSRYLTTVNETISEDSRLRQVTTKILSLISEDNGDFQCIAKCENGEQARGHFIEVVVKGQE; translated from the exons ATGGAGCGGGTGATGTGTTTGACAACATTCTGGTTCAATGGACGCCGAATGGTGTGGTTGGTGGTGTTATATCACTGTGTTGTCTCTTACAAAGGAAAAG GAATTGTTGATGTGCACTATGAACGGAAACCATTCAAGGAACTCATGGGGACACCGATAACGCTCACCTGCAAGACGATGTATGTATACAAGTGGTGCCGTCACATGGAGGTCGGCTGGCACCAAAACGGAAGTGTTGGGCTCACAGATCCGAGCAGGTACCTTACCACGGTGAATGAGACCATCTCAGAGGACAGTCGACTTCGGCAGGTCACGACCAAGATTCTCAGTCTCATCAGCGAGGACAATGGGGATTTTCAGTGCATCGCGAAATGTGAGAACGGAGAGCAGGCAAGAGGGCATTTCATCGAAGTCGTTGTAAAAG GTCAAGAATGA